From a single Desulfatirhabdium butyrativorans DSM 18734 genomic region:
- a CDS encoding response regulator, translating to METERKFQILILDDEPIVCKRLKPALEKAGYEAETFTQSAMALHRITEKEFDVVITDLKMEGLDGMAFLTEVKKRYPKTEVIVITGFATMDTARQSYQKGVFDFVAKPFKLKEILDVVEKAIAKRTATEKGNVP from the coding sequence ATGGAAACGGAACGGAAATTTCAGATCCTGATTCTCGACGATGAACCCATCGTCTGCAAACGGCTCAAACCAGCTCTGGAAAAAGCGGGTTACGAAGCCGAAACCTTCACCCAGAGCGCCATGGCCCTGCACCGTATCACGGAAAAGGAATTCGATGTGGTGATTACGGATTTGAAAATGGAGGGACTCGATGGCATGGCGTTTCTGACGGAGGTGAAAAAGCGCTATCCCAAGACCGAAGTCATCGTGATCACGGGTTTCGCCACGATGGATACGGCCAGGCAGTCCTACCAGAAGGGCGTTTTCGATTTCGTGGCCAAGCCTTTCAAACTGAAGGAAATCCTCGATGTCGTCGAAAAGGCGATTGCCAAAAGGACAGCTACGGAGAAAGGAAATGTGCCATGA